One part of the Arabidopsis thaliana chromosome 4, partial sequence genome encodes these proteins:
- the RR2 gene encoding response regulator 2 (response regulator 2 (RR2); CONTAINS InterPro DOMAIN/s: Response regulator, plant B-type (InterPro:IPR017053), Myb-like DNA-binding domain, SHAQKYF class (InterPro:IPR006447), CheY-like (InterPro:IPR011006), Homeodomain-like (InterPro:IPR009057), Myb, DNA-binding (InterPro:IPR014778), Signal transduction response regulator, receiver domain (InterPro:IPR001789), HTH transcriptional regulator, Myb-type, DNA-binding (InterPro:IPR017930), Homeodomain-related (InterPro:IPR012287); BEST Arabidopsis thaliana protein match is: response regulator 1 (TAIR:AT3G16857.2); Has 95443 Blast hits to 94483 proteins in 2985 species: Archae - 623; Bacteria - 84652; Metazoa - 47; Fungi - 382; Plants - 2721; Viruses - 2; Other Eukaryotes - 7016 (source: NCBI BLink).): MVNPGHGRGPDSGTAAGGSNSDPFPANLRVLVVDDDPTCLMILERMLMTCLYRVTKCNRAESALSLLRKNKNGFDIVISDVHMPDMDGFKLLEHVGLEMDLPVIMMSADDSKSVVLKGVTHGAVDYLIKPVRIEALKNIWQHVVRKKRNEWNVSEHSGGSIEDTGGDRDRQQQHREDADNNSSSVNEGNGRSSRKRKEEEVDDQGDDKEDSSSLKKPRVVWSVELHQQFVAAVNQLGVDKAVPKKILEMMNVPGXTRENVASHLQKYRIYLRRLGGVSQHQGNMNHSFMTGQDQSFGPLSSLNGFDLQSLAVTGQLPPQSLAQLQAAGLGRPTLAKPGMSVSPLVDQRSIFNFENPKIRFGDGHGQTMNNGNLLHGVPTGSHMRLRPGQNVQSSGMMLPVADQLPRGGPSMLPSLGQQPILSSSVSRRSDLTGALAVRNSIPETNSRVLPTTHSVFNNFPADLPRSSFPLASAPGISVPVSVSYQEEVNSSDAKGGSSAATAGFGNPSYDIFNDFPQHQQHNKNISNKLNDWDLRNMGLVFSSNQDAATATATAAFSTSEAYSSSSTQRKRRETDATVVGEHGQNLQSPSRNLYHLNHVFMDGGSVRVKSERVAETVTCPPANTLFHEQYNQEDLMSAFLKQEGIPSVDNEFEFDGYSIDNIQV; the protein is encoded by the exons ATGGTAAATCCGGGTCACGGAAGAGGACCCGATTCGGGTACTGCTGCTGGTGGGTCAAACTCCGACCCGTTTCCTGCGAATCTTCGAGTTCTTGTCGTTGATGATGATCCAACTTGTCTCATGATCTTAGAGAGGATGCTTATGACTTGTCTCTACAGAG TAACTAAATGTAACAGAGCAGAGAGCGCATTGTCTCTGCTTCGGAAGAACAAGAATGGTTTTGATATTGTCATTAGTGATGTTCATATGCCTGACATGGATGGTTTCAAGCTCCTTGAACACGTTGGTTTAGAGATGGATTTACCTGTTATCA TGATGTCTGCGGATGATTCGAAGAGCGTTGTGTTGAAAGGAGTGACTCACGGTGCAGTTGATTACCTCATCAAACCGGTACGTATTGAGGCTTTGAAGAATATATGGCAACATGTGGTGCGGAAGAAGCGTAACGAGTGGAATGTTTCTGAACATTCTGGAGGAAGTATTGAAGATACTGGCGGTGACAGGGACAGGCAGCAGCAGCATAGGGAGGATGCTGATAACAACTCGTCTTCAGTTAATGAAGGGAACGGGAGGAGCTCGAGGAAGCGGAAGGAAGAGGAAGTAGATGATCAAGGGGATGATAAGGAAGACTCATCGAGTTTAAAGAAACCACGCGTGGTTTGGTCTGTTGAATTGCATCAGCAGTTTGTTGCTGCTGTGAATCAGCTAGGCGTTGACA AAGCTGTTCCTAAGAAGATCTTAGAGATGATGAATGTACCCGGCTAACGCGAGAAAACGTAGCCAGTCACCTCCAG AAGTATCGGATATATCTGAGACGGCTTGGAGGAGTATCGCAACACCAAGGAAATATGAACCATTCGTTTATGACTGGTCAAGATCAGAGTTTTGGACCTCTTTCTTCGTTGAATGGATTTGATCTTCAATCTTTAGCTGTTACTGGTCAGCTCCCTCCTCAGAGCCTTGCACAGCTTCAAGCAGCTGGTCTTGGCCGGCCTACACTCGCTAAACCAGGGATGTCGGTTTCTCCCCTTGTAGATCAGAGAAGCATCTTCAACtttgaaaacccaaaaataagaTTTGGAGACGGACATGGTCAGACGATGAACAATGGAAATTTGCTTCATGGTGTCCCAACGGGTAGTCACATGCGTCTGCGTCCTGGACAGAATGTTCAGAGCAGCGGAATGATGTTGCCAGTAGCAGACCAGCTACCTCGAGGAGGACCATCGATGCTACCATCCCTCGGGCAACAGCCGATATTGTCAAGCAGCGTTTCAAGAAGAAGCGATCTCACTGGTGCGCTGGCGGTTAGAAACAGTATCCCCGAGACCAACAGCAGAGTGTTACCAACTACTCACTCGGTCTTCAATAACTTCCCCGCGGATCTACCTCGCAGCAGCTTCCCGTTGGCAAGTGCCCCAGGGATTTCAGTTCCAGTATCAGTTTCTTACCAAGAAGAGGTCAACAGCTCGGATGCAAAAGGAGGTTCATCAGCTGCTACTGCTGGATTTGGTAACCCAAGCTACGACATATTTAACGATTTTCCGCAGCACCAACAGCACAACAAGAACATCAGCAATAAACTAAACGATTGGGATCTGCGGAATATGGGATTGGTCTTCAGTTCCAATCAGGACGCAGCAACTGCAACCGCAACCGCAGCATTTTCCACTTCGGAAGCATACTCTTCGTCTTCTACGCAGAGAAAAAGACGGGAAACGGACGCAACAGTTGTGGGTGAGCATGGGCAGAACCTGCAGTCACCGAGCCGGAATCTGTATCATCTGAACCACGTTTTTATGGACGGTGGTTCAGTCAGAGTGAAGTCAGAAAGAGTGGCGGAGACAGTGACTTGTCCTCCAGCAAATACATTGTTTCACGAGCAGTATAATCAAGAAGATCTGATGAGCGCATTTCTCAAACAG GAAGGCATCCCATCCGTAGATAACGAGTTCGAATTTGACGGATACTCCATCGATAATATCCAGGTCTGA
- a CDS encoding RNI-like superfamily protein (RNI-like superfamily protein; BEST Arabidopsis thaliana protein match is: Disease resistance protein (CC-NBS-LRR class) family (TAIR:AT5G43470.2); Has 30201 Blast hits to 17322 proteins in 780 species: Archae - 12; Bacteria - 1396; Metazoa - 17338; Fungi - 3422; Plants - 5037; Viruses - 0; Other Eukaryotes - 2996 (source: NCBI BLink).), translating into MDHSSWTLRGYSIESSSVEDLLGMTKLRTLTVHSLDGCTLETLSASLCESRELGQLSLYEVMHDRHNEGKLVLDLIQLKFLTVGMHMPRLPDQHRFPPNLTNICLRYCCMEDDPMPILEKLLHLKLVELSYGAFTGKKMELPDEVIYITSLKQLTIGGRNSEWVWKLSERGQDHYKVHHIPCVQFIY; encoded by the exons ATGGATCATTCATCATGGACCTTGAGGGGTTACTCAATAGAGAGCAGTAGTGTGGAAGACCTTCTTGGTATGACTAAGCTCAGAACTCTCACGGTCCATTCCCTTGATGGTTGTACGTTAGAAACTCTGTCTGCATCTCTCTGTGAATCGAGAGAACTCGGGCAGCTTTCATTGTACGAGGTCATGCATGATAGGCATAATGAAGGAAAATTAgttcttgatttgattcaaCTCAAATTTTTAACGGTGGGCATGCATATGCCTAGGTTGCCTGATCAACATCGATTCCCTCCAAACCTTACGAACATATGTCTTCGGTATTGTTGCATGGAAGATGATCCAATGCCGATTCTAGAGAAGTTGCTCCACTTGAAATTGGTTGAATTATCATATGGTGCTTTCACTGGGAAGAAGATG GAGCTTCCGGATGAGGTCATATACATAACATCCTTAAAACAACTGACAATTGGAGGAAGGAATAGTGAATGGGTGTGGAAATTGTCTGAAAGAGGACAAGATCACTACAAAGTTCACCACATTCCTTGTGTTCAGTTTATTTACTAG
- a CDS encoding uncharacterized protein (unknown protein; FUNCTIONS IN: molecular_function unknown; INVOLVED IN: biological_process unknown; LOCATED IN: mitochondrion; BEST Arabidopsis thaliana protein match is: unknown protein (TAIR:AT2G45930.1); Has 76 Blast hits to 76 proteins in 2 species: Archae - 0; Bacteria - 0; Metazoa - 0; Fungi - 0; Plants - 76; Viruses - 0; Other Eukaryotes - 0 (source: NCBI BLink).) has protein sequence MSSLLLSLSSKASLRKLPLRCHTLRMFSSSTTNPYLLYRVINYGSSMDDIHVTSNIHYFDPVKEDEVIVRDKVLPMELRKGCLVGMSHGWGVFKAVCDYNEYKAIYVTDYYNPCGSKSVKSIPLHPLGKPIAIQQQAITNAAMTCSPDQSKDFAVAVKCLGPMINFNRPGGTHKDSGSVIFKTPFQYFDQSKVMYSKRDEKFYTPSFGGHFLVFWDSFFGEDMTGSELVELRFCNVPKLTQSEWELLDSCSKTVYLVESPSGQRFLIK, from the exons ATGTCGTCTCTGCTTCTAAGCCTCTCTTCCAAGGCCTCTCTCCGTAAACTTCCTCTG AGATGCCACACTCTTCGGATGTTTTCCTCCTCTACCACCAACCCTTACTTGTTGTATCGTGTCATAAACTATGGAAGTTCTATGGATGATATTCATGTAACAAGTAATATCCACTATTTTGACCCGGTGAAGGAAGATGAAGTTATTGTCCGAGACAAGGTATTACCAATGGAGTTGCGTAAAGGGTGTCTGGTCGGAATGTCCCATGGTTGGGGAGTTTTCAAGGCCGTGTGTGATTATAATGAATATAAAGCCATATATGTTACTGACTACTACAATCCATGTGGCTCCAAATCTGTCAAAAGCATTCCTTTGCATCCCCTTGGTAAACCTATAGCTATCCAACAACAAGCTATCACTAACGCCGCAATGACTTGTTCACCTGATCAAAGCAAAGATTTTGCAGTTGCTGTCAAGTGTTTAGGACCTATGATCAATTTCAATAGGCCTGGTGGCACACACAAGGACTCGGGTTCGGTCATCTTTAAAACCccttttcaatattttgatcAATCAAAGGTTATGTATTCAAAGAGAGATGAAAAGTTCTACACTCCTAGTTTTGGAGGGCACTTCTTGGTTTTTTGGGATTCTTTCTTCGGAGAGGATATGACCGGCTCTGAGTTGGTTGAGTTGCGGTTTTGCAACGTTCCTAAGTTGACCCAGTCCGAGTGGGAGCTCTTGGACTCATGTTCCAAGACTGTATACCTTGTGGAGTCTCCCTCAGGCCAACGTTTCCTAATCAAGTAG
- a CDS encoding heat shock protein, putative (DUF789) (Protein of unknown function (DUF789); CONTAINS InterPro DOMAIN/s: Protein of unknown function DUF789 (InterPro:IPR008507); BEST Arabidopsis thaliana protein match is: Protein of unknown function (DUF789) (TAIR:AT5G49220.1); Has 347 Blast hits to 341 proteins in 24 species: Archae - 0; Bacteria - 0; Metazoa - 4; Fungi - 2; Plants - 319; Viruses - 0; Other Eukaryotes - 22 (source: NCBI BLink).) → MSTTRRIRGENRFYNPPPMRKLQQEREKKRLEAEEIEKEKKKAKEILDRKIKVEEKEIKQPEECSTSDCSVPSRVSSTTTTTGTTSSNLGRFLDCTTPIVSTQHLPLTSSKGWRTREPEYRPYFLLNDLWDSFEEWSAYGVGVPLLLNGIDSVVQYYVPYLSGIQLYEDPSRACTTRRRVGEESDGDSPRDMSSDGSNDCRELSQNLYRASLEEKPCIGSSSDESEASSNSPGELVFEYLEGAMPFGREPLTDKISNLSSQFPALRTYRSCDLSPSSWVSVAWYPIYRIPLGQSLQNLDACFLTFHSLSTPCRGTSNEEGQSSSKSVASAKLPLPTFGLASYKFKLSEWSPESDVDENQRVGTLLRTAEEWLRRLKVILPDFRHFISHSGSAWR, encoded by the exons ATGTCGACTACCCGTAGGATCCGCGGCGAGAATCGGTTTTATAACCCACCTCCGATGAGAAAACTTCAACAAGAGcgtgagaagaagagacttgAAGCGgaggagatagagaaagagaagaagaaggcaaagGAGATTCTCGATCGAAAGATTAAAGTCGAGGAGAAGGAGATTAAGCAACCTGAGGAGTGCTCGACCTCCGATTGCTCTGTGCCGAGTCGggtctcctccaccaccaccaccaccggaACTACTTCTTCCAATTTGGGCCGGTTTCTGGATTGCACCACTCCAATTGTTTCTACGCAGCACTTGCCTTTG ACAAGTAGTAAGGGGTGGAGAACTCGTGAACCAGAGTACCGTCCCTATTTCTTGCTGAATGATTTGTGGGATTCATTTGAGGAATGGAGCGCCTACGGTGTCGGGGTTCCTCTTCTTTTAAATGGGATCGATTCGGTTGTTCAGTATTATGTTCCTTATCTCTCTGGTATTCAGCTTTATGAAGACCCATCTAGAGCCTGCACAACTAGGAG GAGAGTTGGTGAAGAAAGTGATGGTGATTCGCCTAGAGACATGAGTAGCGATGGGAGCAATGACTGTAGAGAGCTTTCTCAAAATTTATACAGAGCCTCTTTGGAAGAGAAACCTTGCATTGGTTCATCGAGTGATGAGAGTGAGGCCAGCAGTAACTCTCCTGGTGAACTTGTCTTTGAGTATCTTGAGGGTGCTATGCCATTTGGCCGTGAACCATTGACCGACAAG ATCTCAAACCTGTCATCACAATTCCCAGCACTCAGAACATACAGAAGCTGTGATCTATCACCTTCGAGTTGGGTCTCTGTTGCTTG GTACCCAATATACCGAATACCATTAGGTCAATCGTTACAAAACCTCGATGCTTGCTTTTTAACATTCCACTCGTTGTCAACACCCTGTCGAG GTACAAGCAATGAGGAAGGTCAAAGCTCAAGCAAATCGGTTGCATCGGCGAAGCTTCCATTGCCCACTTTCGGTCTCGCATCCTACAAGTTTAAACTGTCAGAATGGAGCCCAGAGAGTGACGTAGACGAGAACCAGAGAGTCGGGACGCTGCTACGAACAGCTGAAGAGTGGCTCAGGCGGTTGAAGGTGATTCTACCGGACTTTAGACACTTCATATCGCATAGTGGTTCGGCGTGGAGATGA